The genomic region GTAAGTTTGTCGCTCAGCCAAATCTGTGCTTTGTCGTTAATAATCGTTGCTTGGCAGCGCGGAAATATTTGATTGCCACTAACCCACGTCCGATAGTTCCCGCGATTGAAGGGCTAGCAGTTACAGGCTACTTAACCGCTACCGAGGTTTTCTCGTCGTTGACTTCTCCAAACCCACCGAAACGTTGGGCAATACTCGGTGGCGATCCAAATGGGTGTCAGTTGGCACAAGCATTAGCACGATTGGGTTTAGATGTCACTTTAATTGTCCAGCGTCCTCACATCTTACCCAGAGAAGATCTAGAAATTGCTCAGTTATTGCAAGCTATTCTCGAAGCTGAGGGGGTGCGCGTTCTCACCAATACTACCGTGACTCAAGTCAAGGGCATTGAGGGCAAAAAATGGGTTCAAGCCGATCGCGAAGCTATGGAATTTGATGAAATTGTACTTTGTGCCGGACAACAGCCAGAACTCGAACAGCTCAATCTAGAAGCAGTGGGAGTGAAAACACAACGCGATCGCCTGCGTTTGAATCAAAAATTGCAAACGACAAATTTACACATTTATGCTTGTGGGGATGCGATCGGCGGTTATCAATTCGCTCATATTGCCAATTACGAAGCTAGAATTGCCCTGCACAACGCTTTACAAAATGCTTTATTTTCTTCTCACTATCGAGTTGATTATCGTAATATTCCTTGGTTAGTCTCTACCGATCCGCCCTTAGCAAGAGTGGGTTTTACAGTAGCTCAAGCTAGACAGAAATATGGCAATGATGTCTTGGTATTACAGCATTATTTTAAGACTTTAGCAATAGCCCAAATTCGGGATGAAATGACGGGGATTTGTCAATTAGTCGTGCGGCGTAATGGCACGATTTTAGGTGGGGCAATTATTGGCTCTCAAGCAGGGGAGTTAATTAATGTTATTGCTTTAGCGATCGCCCAAAAACTAAAAATTGACTCAATTGCCGATCTCGTTTCCGTCTATCCCAGTTGGGGAGAAATTTTAGCTCAAACTGCCAGCGAGTATCTTTCTACTCCACTAGGTCAAAAAAATTGGCTGCAAAATCTGCTTGCTAAGATAGGGTGCAGGGTGTAGCAATAAGAAAAAACCCCTATATAGGGGCTAATTTCAACCAAGTGCAAAATGTAAGATATCTTCAGTTTAGATCGATTAACAGCAGACGACACTAATAACTGTTAACTGATAACTGTTAAAGCAGATACAACAAACCAAACAGAACAATCCAAACAACATCGACAAAGTGCCAATAAAGTTCGGCGGCTTCTACACCAAAGTGATGCTCTTGACTGTAGTGATTGGCGCGACGCGATCGCCACAATACCGCTAAAATTGCCAACACGCCAACAGTAACGTGAAGTCCGTGGAAACCAGTCAGGACATAAAATGCACTGGCAAATAAATTCGTTTTCAGCCCAAACTCTAGATGGCTGTATTCGTAGATCTGTCCTGATAGGAAAATAATCCCCATCGCTGCTGTAATTGCCATCCAGGTACGCATACCCGTGACATCATTCTTCTTAATTGCGGTATCGGCATTATGCATCACGAAACTACTAGAAATCAGAATAATCGTGTTGACTCCTGGTAGTAGAAGTTCTAATTCTGGCGTTCCTTCGGGGGGCCAACTGGGTAAAGTGGAACGGTAAGCCAAATACGCACCAAACATACCAAGAAAAATCATGCCCTCTGCGATTAAGAACATGACTAAGCCAAACATCCGAAAATCAGGATGTTCTTCATGATGGGCGGCTTCTGCTTTGTGGTGGTAATTAAGTTCCGTTTTTGCTGGGTCTATAGTTGGACTTTGCATAATTTAGGGAGTAGGGAGTAGAAAATTGTAGGGGCGGGTTTTGTTGAGAATCTCCGTACAAGAAAAAAAATTTTGCGGCTAAACCCGCCCGTACCGGAGTAGGGTAGAGACGTAATATGGTAACGCCTCTACACATATAACATCTCTACTTACGATCTTCAGGATTGGCAGCGACATTTGGATCGGGATCGGCACGTAAAGCCGATTTGGGTCCAGCAGCTAATGCCGGTTCTCTTTCATCAGCCAAGGGGACATCGACCTCAGATTTAGGTCTGTCCATACCGTAGTCGTAAGGACCAGTTGCCAATACGGGGAATCCAGCAAAATTTTCGATCGCAGGTGGCGAGCTTGTCATCCATTCTAAGGTCAGTGCTTCCCAAGGATTATTACCAGCTTTGGGACCGTACATCCAACTCCAAATCGCATTAATGATGAACGGTACGGTGGAGATAGCTAGTAAGTAAGCCCCCATCGTACAGACAAAGTTCAGCGTAGCGAACTTGGCATCATACTCGGCAATCCGGCGGTTCATACCCATCAGTCCGAGTTTGTGCATCGGTAAGAAACACAAGTTCATCCCGACATACATCAAAGCGAAATGAACCTTACCCCAGAATTCATTCAACATCCGTCCCGTCATTTTGGGATACCAGTGGTAAATGCCCGCATAGATCCCGAAGACCGAGCCACCAAATAGAACGTAGTGCAAGTGGGCGACGACAAAATAGGTATCGTGAACGTGGATGTCGAACGGTACGGCAGCAAGCATTACGCCACTGATCCCGCCGATGACGAACAGGCTGACAAAGCCGATCGCGAACAGCATCGCACTGTTGAGGCGAATTTTACCACCCCACATCGTCCCCAACCAACTGAAAACTTTGATCCCCGTAGGGACAGCGATGATCATAGTCGTGATCATGAAGAACATCCGCAACCAACCAGGAATACCGCTGGTAAACATGTGGTGCGCCCAGACGATCAATCCCAAAAAGCTAATTGCCAAACTCGAATAGGCGATCGCTTTATAACCGAAAATTGGCTTGCGGGAGTGAACGGGAATCACCTCAGAAATGATCCCAAAAAAGGGCAAAATCATGATGTACACCGCAGGGTGCGAGTAGAACCAAAACATATGTTGGTAAACTACCGGATCGCCACCACCTGTGGGATTAAAAAATGCCGTGCCAGCAAATAAGTCGAAAGATAGCAGAATCAAAGCACCTGCTAACACTGGTGTAGAAACGAGCGTCAAGGCAGAAGTCGCCAGCATTGCCCAACAAAATAGGGGCATTTGCGTCGTACTCATACCCGGTGTCCGCATCTTCAACAAGGTGACGAGGAAATTAATTGCCCCCAAAATTGAAGAAGTTCCTAACAGCAAAACGCTGATAATCCAAATTCCCTCGCCTAATTGTCCCGTTACCAAACTAAGGGGAGGATAAGAAGTCCAGCCAGCGTCAGCAGCGTCGCCCAGGACTAAACTACTGATGAGTAAGATTCCCCCAGGTGGGATCATCCAAAACGCGACTGCGTTCAAGCGCGGAAATGCCATATCCTTCGCTCCAATCATTAAGGGAATCAGGAAGTTGGCAAACCCCGCTCCTGCTGGCACGATCCACAGAAAAATCATGATCGTGGCATGGAGTGTGAACAAGCTGTTATACACTTCGCGGCTGACAAAATCGACTTCGGGCGTTCTCAGTTCCGTCCGCACCATGTCAGCCATTACGCCGCCGATACAGTAGAAAATAAACGTCGTCACCAGGTATTGAATGGCGATTACCTTATGGTCGGTATTGAAAGAAAAGTAATCGCGCCACTTTCTTTCCCCTGGTTCTGCTTCCAAGATAGATAAGTTAGCCGATTGTTGAATTTGTGCTTGAGTCATAGCAAAAAAAGGGAGTAGGGAGTAGGGAGTAGGGAGTAGGGAGTGAAGAATAAAGCAATTTTGTAACTTAGCCCTCACTCCTCACTCCTCGTTCCTCACCCCTCTATTGATGGTGAAGTTGATGAAGGGTTTCAGGCTGAATTCCCATTTGCGCGGTGTAGGGGGAGAGAAATTCAGCGGGGGAACGATCTGCGGCATTTAGGGCGATCGCCTGTTCTAGATTGCCCTTGGTTGCGACTTGTTGTTCCTGCATCCACTTGTCAAAGTTTTCTGGTGTTTCCACAATAAACTTGGTGTTCATCGCCCCGTGATAAGGACCGCAAAGTTCAGCACAGATCACTTTATATTCCCCTACAATTTTTGGGGTGAAGCGAATTTCACTTTGTCTACCAGGAATGACATCTTGTTTTAAACGCAACTCTGGAACCCAGAAGGCGTGGATGACATCGTTCGCTGTCATGTCTAGCTTCACCTCTTTACCAGCAGGAACGTGCAATTCGCTAGCTACAACGCCCGTATCTGGATAGGTGAAAATCCAAGCATATTGCAAGCCAGTGACGTTAACCGCAAGCCCTGGAACTTTTCCTTCGTTACCTGGGCTTGCACCGATGCCAGGAGAGACTATACCCATACCAGGAGCATCGCGTTTTTGAGGAATTTGGTCGGAGTTGCGGACGGAGGCGGTTGCTGGATCTGACATTGCCTCATCCGATTTGATTTGATTTGCGTTAGGTGCGGTGCTAGGCGGTGTATCGTTCAATGTTGCCGCAATTGCTACTCCTGGCATTTTCATTGCTTGCCCAGCAATAGGGGCTTCGTGCGCGCTGTGGGGATCGAAACCACCAATTTCGTTGTAGACATCAAAGCTGTAGATCGATAAGCCGATGACAATAATTGCCGGGATCGCCGTCCACAGAATTTCTAGAGGAATATTACCGAACACGGGAGGCGCGTCAGTGTTATCGCCCTGGCGACGGCGAAACTTAAAGGCAGCATAGATCAATATGCCTTGTACCAGCACAAACAGACCCGTGCCAATCGTCATCATTGTGTCGAACAGCCCATCAACCAAAGTGGCTTCATCTGAGGCTGCCGTGGGTAGTAAGCCGTGATTTTGACCGTACCACAGACTTGTCAGAGTCAAGACGATGCCAATTAATAGCGTCCAAATAGAACTAGGAATGTTCACGATTAAGGATTTGATAATTTTTAGCTTCTTAACAATTAGCCACACTCACTTACCAAGGTAGTGCAGCCAGCCCAAAACCTGCCGATCCTCAAGTTAATTTTTTCTGATTTTTTTGGAACTTTTCTGTGGGTACAGGGAGATGAGGGGCTAGGGGACAAGTCACAAGTCACAAGTCACAAGTCACAAGTCAAAATTAATTGGTCTGCGATCGCTTAACAGTGTACAGACGTTACATGTAACGTCTGTACACTGTTCACTGATAACTGACAACTGACAACTGATTCCCGTCTCAATCGAATCGACTACCTAAGCGAATCTAGCTCAAGTTTGAGTTGGTTATCTATAAACCATGAACAAATGTAACGGAGTAGAACAATTTAAAAATCTCTAAAGCTTAGGGGCTAAGCTACGGCAATCCGGCACATTAGGTATATGGCTAACCAAATCACCTCGCGACGATGCGCTAGGGTGGAAGGTGAGCTAGCACTTACATATTTGTAAATACTTGGTTAGATCCTGGCAACCCTTTGAAGACAGGCAATTTAAGGTACAGTCCATGACTGAGTTCGTCCTGCAAAGACAAAACACAGACACAATCGAGCAGTCCCAGCCACGGGAAAGAATTCGGCGGTTAGTGTGGAAATTATGCGTAGCAACTCTGATTTTGATGGCGATTGGTAGTGCTACGCGGGTAATGAATGCTGGGTTAGCTTGCCCAGACTGGCCCCTGTGTTACGGTACGCTCGTACCGACTCAACAGATGAATTTTCAAGTATTTTTAGAGTGGTTTCATCGCCTAGATGCGGCTTTAATCGGGCTAGGGGCGATCGCACTAACAGTCGTGAGTTGGTGGAACCGTAACTTTCTCCCCCGCTGGCTACCTTGGGCGGCGATCTTTGCCCTTAGCCTGATTGTCTTTCAAGGGGTCTTGGGCGGATTGACAGTTACAGAATTACTACGGTTCGATATTGTCACCGCGCATCTGGGGACGGCGCTATTATTCTTTAGCGCATTACTGGTTATTGGTACGGCACTCACGCCTTATCAAGGAACTGGTAACGCCGGGAAATTGGCTTGGTTGGGATTGGCTGCTGCTGTGTTAGTCTACGTGCAAA from Chroococcidiopsis sp. SAG 2025 harbors:
- a CDS encoding NAD(P)/FAD-dependent oxidoreductase, encoding MADYDIVIIGGSPAGRYAAAIAAQQNATVALVEREQGAIQNSKFKLQNSKFSDSRTGGFLNPPLPTPDSLSYIGQLARQWEKMGNFGLRSSHENAIDDCQSIQWERVMQWAQNVQSNLAEENSPTVLAALGVDFILGQGKFVAQPNLCFVVNNRCLAARKYLIATNPRPIVPAIEGLAVTGYLTATEVFSSLTSPNPPKRWAILGGDPNGCQLAQALARLGLDVTLIVQRPHILPREDLEIAQLLQAILEAEGVRVLTNTTVTQVKGIEGKKWVQADREAMEFDEIVLCAGQQPELEQLNLEAVGVKTQRDRLRLNQKLQTTNLHIYACGDAIGGYQFAHIANYEARIALHNALQNALFSSHYRVDYRNIPWLVSTDPPLARVGFTVAQARQKYGNDVLVLQHYFKTLAIAQIRDEMTGICQLVVRRNGTILGGAIIGSQAGELINVIALAIAQKLKIDSIADLVSVYPSWGEILAQTASEYLSTPLGQKNWLQNLLAKIGCRV
- a CDS encoding heme-copper oxidase subunit III, with the protein product MQSPTIDPAKTELNYHHKAEAAHHEEHPDFRMFGLVMFLIAEGMIFLGMFGAYLAYRSTLPSWPPEGTPELELLLPGVNTIILISSSFVMHNADTAIKKNDVTGMRTWMAITAAMGIIFLSGQIYEYSHLEFGLKTNLFASAFYVLTGFHGLHVTVGVLAILAVLWRSRRANHYSQEHHFGVEAAELYWHFVDVVWIVLFGLLYLL
- the ctaD gene encoding cytochrome c oxidase subunit I, whose translation is MTQAQIQQSANLSILEAEPGERKWRDYFSFNTDHKVIAIQYLVTTFIFYCIGGVMADMVRTELRTPEVDFVSREVYNSLFTLHATIMIFLWIVPAGAGFANFLIPLMIGAKDMAFPRLNAVAFWMIPPGGILLISSLVLGDAADAGWTSYPPLSLVTGQLGEGIWIISVLLLGTSSILGAINFLVTLLKMRTPGMSTTQMPLFCWAMLATSALTLVSTPVLAGALILLSFDLFAGTAFFNPTGGGDPVVYQHMFWFYSHPAVYIMILPFFGIISEVIPVHSRKPIFGYKAIAYSSLAISFLGLIVWAHHMFTSGIPGWLRMFFMITTMIIAVPTGIKVFSWLGTMWGGKIRLNSAMLFAIGFVSLFVIGGISGVMLAAVPFDIHVHDTYFVVAHLHYVLFGGSVFGIYAGIYHWYPKMTGRMLNEFWGKVHFALMYVGMNLCFLPMHKLGLMGMNRRIAEYDAKFATLNFVCTMGAYLLAISTVPFIINAIWSWMYGPKAGNNPWEALTLEWMTSSPPAIENFAGFPVLATGPYDYGMDRPKSEVDVPLADEREPALAAGPKSALRADPDPNVAANPEDRK
- a CDS encoding cytochrome c oxidase subunit II, coding for MNIPSSIWTLLIGIVLTLTSLWYGQNHGLLPTAASDEATLVDGLFDTMMTIGTGLFVLVQGILIYAAFKFRRRQGDNTDAPPVFGNIPLEILWTAIPAIIVIGLSIYSFDVYNEIGGFDPHSAHEAPIAGQAMKMPGVAIAATLNDTPPSTAPNANQIKSDEAMSDPATASVRNSDQIPQKRDAPGMGIVSPGIGASPGNEGKVPGLAVNVTGLQYAWIFTYPDTGVVASELHVPAGKEVKLDMTANDVIHAFWVPELRLKQDVIPGRQSEIRFTPKIVGEYKVICAELCGPYHGAMNTKFIVETPENFDKWMQEQQVATKGNLEQAIALNAADRSPAEFLSPYTAQMGIQPETLHQLHHQ
- a CDS encoding heme A synthase, which gives rise to MTEFVLQRQNTDTIEQSQPRERIRRLVWKLCVATLILMAIGSATRVMNAGLACPDWPLCYGTLVPTQQMNFQVFLEWFHRLDAALIGLGAIALTVVSWWNRNFLPRWLPWAAIFALSLIVFQGVLGGLTVTELLRFDIVTAHLGTALLFFSALLVIGTALTPYQGTGNAGKLAWLGLAAAVLVYVQSLLGALVGSRWALHQCLTGQQLCSVMYSHIGGVVPPTLATLVLVLLSWRTPALHPALRRLANMAGGLVVLQILLGIATFRLHLQVEPLTVSHQFVGAALLGVLVGYTVLAIRDASGGMLFDHAGLNAPLR